Proteins from a single region of Undibacterium sp. KW1:
- a CDS encoding acyltransferase family protein, translated as MYPPLEHATWSGWTFTDCIFPFFLFIVGVSLHISLHQKLMAGYAQGQLLRQTAKRALWIFLIGLTLNLVSNFDFQSVRIPGVLQRIALCTLLAAPILIYCDWKWQAIWAGILFTVYSILMLAVSVPDVDGIWARGVLEPGRDAGAWLDRLLLDGHLWKRAKTWDPEGVLSSLPAVSSVIFGAWTGRWLSSKQDAATKTAWFFVAGLACLAIGLVLDSLFMPINKSLWTPSYSIFMTGWALISLACFYWLLDGNPSALLKKSMAKLCHPFVMYGMNALFLFTLSGLIAKMLGFIHVDQADGTKPSLQALIYAPIKALPMNAVNASLLYAILFNLLMLLIAWAMWKKRWFVKV; from the coding sequence TTGTACCCGCCACTTGAGCATGCGACGTGGTCAGGCTGGACTTTTACTGACTGTATTTTCCCTTTTTTCCTGTTCATCGTTGGTGTATCGCTACATATATCCCTGCATCAAAAACTCATGGCTGGCTATGCCCAGGGGCAGTTGCTCAGGCAAACCGCCAAGCGGGCCTTATGGATATTCCTGATAGGCCTCACACTTAACCTCGTCTCCAACTTTGATTTTCAGTCAGTTCGCATCCCTGGCGTCTTACAGCGCATCGCCCTGTGCACTCTGCTGGCAGCGCCAATACTGATTTATTGTGACTGGAAATGGCAGGCAATCTGGGCTGGCATACTCTTCACTGTGTATTCCATACTCATGTTAGCCGTATCTGTACCCGATGTTGACGGTATCTGGGCAAGGGGTGTACTGGAACCGGGGCGCGATGCCGGAGCCTGGCTGGACAGGCTCTTGCTCGACGGGCATTTATGGAAACGCGCAAAAACCTGGGACCCAGAGGGCGTGCTGAGTAGCCTGCCTGCCGTCAGCAGTGTAATCTTTGGTGCATGGACCGGACGCTGGCTCAGCAGCAAGCAGGATGCGGCTACCAAAACTGCCTGGTTCTTTGTCGCAGGCCTGGCTTGCCTGGCAATTGGCCTGGTGCTGGATAGCTTGTTCATGCCCATCAATAAAAGCTTGTGGACACCGTCGTACAGCATCTTCATGACAGGCTGGGCACTGATCAGTTTAGCCTGTTTTTACTGGCTGCTGGATGGCAATCCCTCCGCCCTGCTAAAAAAATCCATGGCAAAGCTCTGCCATCCCTTTGTCATGTATGGCATGAATGCCCTGTTCCTGTTCACCCTGTCTGGCCTGATTGCCAAAATGCTGGGATTTATCCATGTAGATCAGGCTGATGGCACTAAGCCCAGTCTGCAGGCACTTATCTATGCGCCGATCAAGGCCCTGCCCATGAATGCAGTCAATGCCTCCCTGCTGTATGCAATACTGTTTAATCTGCTGATGTTGCTGATCGCCTGGGCAATGTGGAAGAAACGCTGGTTTGTCAAAGTGTAA
- a CDS encoding DUF6404 family protein — translation MNTTESDNRENSRELKRQAALKLLEKTGIMRSNYAPPYLHLLWRMGFDVPPPHFAKFWQNALFSGCFYAIAWGTLMYFFVWSKTAMSATAMLNSAGIAGILFGLALASYFAHGKRKHGLPSWQEFKPDSVA, via the coding sequence ATGAATACCACTGAATCAGATAATCGTGAAAACAGTAGAGAGCTTAAGCGCCAGGCAGCCTTAAAGTTACTGGAAAAGACGGGCATCATGCGCAGCAATTATGCGCCGCCTTACTTGCACCTGTTGTGGCGCATGGGTTTTGATGTTCCGCCGCCACACTTTGCCAAATTCTGGCAAAACGCACTGTTTTCTGGCTGCTTTTATGCAATCGCCTGGGGGACACTGATGTACTTTTTTGTCTGGTCCAAAACAGCCATGTCTGCCACCGCCATGCTGAATTCTGCCGGGATTGCCGGTATTCTGTTTGGCCTGGCCCTGGCCAGTTATTTTGCGCATGGCAAACGCAAGCATGGACTGCCATCCTGGCAAGAGTTCAAACCTGACAGCGTTGCTTGA
- a CDS encoding ShlB/FhaC/HecB family hemolysin secretion/activation protein, translating into MRPLKNKHVKFRFSLSLLFVMALGLSQPLAAQDTDSVIGRFDISRYDVKGNNLLSAAALDSLLAPYTGKGRSFADVQRALEALEKAYRQKGYSLVQVVLPEQELNQGVVKFIVVQARIANVSIKGNRHFDSDNIKRSLPQLRAGDTPNIKKLSESLKTANENPAKKTSLQFETSNQEGEVNAVLNVTDSKPWTVGATVDNAGDSNTGKSHLGLLFQHANVSGHDDVLSLQYTTTLQKPSKYAVFGVGYHLPLYERGDSVDLYASYSNVDSGSVSAGIFDLNVSGRGFVVGGRYNFNLGRSEDFDSRLSFGWDYKAFKNNVALQGIQLGNDVTVHPISISYAASLNSTAGETNAYVTAVHNLPGGEKGKTEDFQRVRSGATAGYSILRYGFGYSKVLPAAWQLKLLLSGQYTRDSLVPGEQFGAGGASSVRGFTERALANDYGTLISVEIYTPNLCAGFSASFTQCQLLGFYDAAHLSRNKALPGEQSSASLSSVGIGVRLAMSRMMSLQMDYGKSLHAPDELSKDDRRLHVRLGINY; encoded by the coding sequence ATGAGACCGTTGAAGAACAAGCACGTCAAATTCCGTTTTAGCCTCAGCCTGCTATTCGTCATGGCATTGGGGCTTAGCCAGCCACTGGCAGCGCAGGACACCGATAGCGTCATAGGGCGTTTTGATATCAGCCGTTACGATGTCAAAGGCAATAATTTGCTGAGTGCTGCTGCACTCGATAGCCTGTTGGCACCGTATACCGGCAAAGGCCGCAGTTTTGCCGATGTGCAAAGGGCGCTCGAAGCACTGGAAAAAGCCTATCGTCAGAAAGGTTATAGTCTGGTGCAGGTAGTCTTGCCTGAGCAGGAATTGAACCAGGGCGTTGTTAAATTCATCGTCGTGCAGGCGCGCATTGCCAATGTCAGTATCAAGGGCAACCGTCATTTCGACAGTGACAATATCAAACGCAGCCTGCCCCAGTTGCGCGCAGGTGATACGCCCAATATTAAAAAACTGTCTGAGAGCCTGAAGACGGCAAATGAAAATCCCGCCAAAAAAACCAGTTTGCAATTCGAGACATCAAATCAGGAAGGTGAAGTCAATGCAGTCCTGAATGTCACCGACAGCAAGCCCTGGACAGTTGGGGCAACTGTGGATAATGCCGGTGACAGTAATACCGGCAAGTCACATCTGGGCTTGTTGTTCCAGCATGCCAATGTCAGCGGGCATGATGATGTACTCAGCCTGCAATATACGACCACCCTGCAAAAACCGAGTAAGTACGCGGTGTTTGGTGTTGGTTACCATTTGCCACTTTATGAGCGTGGTGACAGTGTGGATTTGTACGCGAGTTATTCGAATGTCGATTCAGGCTCGGTCTCGGCTGGTATCTTTGACCTCAATGTCAGTGGCCGTGGTTTTGTCGTAGGCGGGCGTTATAACTTCAACCTGGGCCGCAGTGAAGATTTTGATTCTCGGCTGAGCTTTGGCTGGGACTATAAGGCATTCAAGAACAACGTGGCCCTGCAAGGCATACAACTGGGTAATGATGTCACTGTCCATCCCATCAGTATCAGCTATGCGGCCAGTCTGAATTCCACGGCAGGTGAGACAAATGCCTATGTGACAGCAGTGCACAACCTGCCCGGCGGTGAAAAGGGCAAGACCGAAGATTTCCAGCGAGTGCGCAGTGGCGCGACTGCTGGCTACAGCATCCTGCGCTATGGCTTTGGTTATAGCAAAGTCTTGCCAGCGGCCTGGCAATTGAAGCTCTTGCTCAGTGGTCAATATACGAGGGACAGCCTGGTTCCAGGTGAGCAGTTCGGTGCCGGTGGTGCCAGCAGTGTGCGGGGCTTTACTGAACGGGCGCTGGCCAATGACTATGGCACTCTGATCAGCGTAGAAATTTATACACCTAATCTGTGTGCCGGTTTCAGTGCCAGTTTTACCCAGTGCCAGCTACTTGGTTTTTATGACGCTGCCCATCTGTCGCGTAACAAGGCGCTGCCTGGGGAGCAGAGTTCGGCTTCCCTTTCCAGTGTAGGCATAGGTGTCAGGCTGGCCATGTCGCGCATGATGTCGCTGCAGATGGACTATGGCAAGTCGCTGCATGCGCCGGATGAATTGAGCAAAGATGACAGGCGTTTGCATGTCAGGCTGGGCATCAACTATTAA
- a CDS encoding filamentous hemagglutinin N-terminal domain-containing protein codes for MRKEIDMFAQSVSVLRSDLKQVSLPRLLPRLMPVLLAACFGTGFITSLAHANPVGPQIINGKVIFNQDGKVYTITNTPGAIINWQDFFINAGETTRFIQESANSTVLNRIIGQNPTQILGTLQSNGRVFLINPNGILFGKGAQVDVNGLTVSSLGMSDADFKAGKLNFNAGTVAGKVSNQGAITTPSGGQVYLIAPDVENSGIITSPKGEVLLAAGRSVKLVDSANPDVHVVVSANADQAVNLGQVIAQGGKVGIYGGLISQRGLVSANSAVVGENGRIYFKASGDTILDAGSTTTSTGKGKGGDIQVLGQRVALAGNAQVDASGDTGGGQVLVGGDYHGDNPSVTNAKRAFVSSDAKISADAVKNGDGGKVIVWSDEVTRVNGSISAQGGALGGNGGFVETSGKQNLDFHAKVNVGAARGKAGTLLLDPSSITIAGGTGDGATDGSSTFQGSAIGTINFADGSPTTVYQSELQGLTPGTNIVLEATNFINTSGTFFGGLISLPTNSNITLRTRNASTDVSATRGINLTGADPNLEIKTNGTGTITLQTGTGASPQTADIVVARLTSNSSQISASASGNTIFKTMRTTPGTVGVGGDILINSTGYVNVGTGGIDARGNSSTNGNVTVTTGADITQQNGSIIYAKDLKLSAVTGLHGNTSTDNMGVQAAKLNALNTGSGDIRIASNGANLVINDVGGTGYGVKQQTSGGAIYLSSPTGFTTQINAPVLTNNGLLNVSGQGGINLNAGGTINSGGGAITLQATDADAMTSTASGTQINSSGAAVSVKSDKMDLLGTVNAGSGSVALDMNGGGTIHLATVATNLNSGTLELSAAELNNITAARLKVGNMSGASIDIKGAMGSGAGGALQNVSTSLTLNSGNTISQQPGATINGASSVQARGYSVSLTEANTIGVISGSSSTGSFLYRSVNPINVTTVDTYNGINAPSSVVLTSDAGITQAAGSAITTSGLAVQAKGSVNLSNASNSFSSIAADLNQSGLGSGSLTAVTSGNLTVSTVSSTVGITTNNQAVTLNTGAGLLSLSNNVSAGTGKVGFIADQLSLSGPGGVTAGDFGVRPFTTGRAITIGSGTCAVAPCLSVTNLYKVTAPTISIGSADAGNASGSIAVVGITDTNTSAATDIKHLTTTRIGLLTGSDITQSNSITVQDLGLVAGNSITLNVPNVISNLAAKSNTSMSFVNTQGINVSSLSGANGSGSYSLDGIATTGNLYLTANAGNIALGANVNSGSGTATLAAPTGAITQVAGNTITGGALDATANGGIGNSTGLKTSVPVLLANNTGANTDINIKNTGALNLRNVQQSGTGSTGNILIDNIGAITLDSTDAVRSKAGNISLVAHSPLTVNGTVASSNGGNITLEAGASGSTTDKLTVGSTGSVTTSGSILLKAGDAILISGNVSGGSVTQQAFLNGGSLPALSQCIANPSTPGCSSVLPSLAACVSNPSLPGCSVVLPSVAACQANPTLAGCSVVLPSLSSCIANPSLFGCSNVLPSLSSCLANPNIAGCSAVLPSLSSCLANPSISGCSSILPSLSSCISNSSQPGCSAVLPSLTQCTANPSIQGCSVVLPALAACLVSPNIAGCSAVLPSVAACTASPTLPGCSAVLPSLSACIANSSLVGCSAVLPTLASCIATPTLAGCSTVLPTLTACVANPSLAGCAAVLPTLAACAASPSLPGCSAVLPSLSACIATPTLAGCSNVLPTLTACLANPSLSGCSVVLPTLAACTANPALAGCSSILPSLTACIANPGLAGCSSVLPSVAACAATPSLPGCSVVLPSLSACIATPALAGCSNVLPTLASCTATPTLPGCSVVLPSLSACTTNPATPGCSAVLPSFASCTANPAQAGCSAVLPTLAICTANPSTAGCSAVLPGLAACTANPGLPGCSAVLPGLAICVGSPSTPGCSAVLPGLAACTANPATPGCSAVLPSMASCAANPGLPGCAAVLPTQAQCAINPVLLGCSLVLPIGDLRTGNILNNTINFALNNFVSSTLFITNAISNPGSFFDSGSDSGRETRFEQRSSFSGIRDNGVLKNATDKKLYCN; via the coding sequence ATGAGAAAAGAAATTGATATGTTCGCTCAATCTGTATCAGTATTGCGATCGGACTTGAAGCAGGTCTCGTTACCGAGATTGCTCCCCCGGCTTATGCCGGTTTTGCTGGCAGCATGTTTTGGTACGGGTTTCATTACCAGCCTGGCTCATGCAAATCCCGTAGGGCCGCAGATCATCAACGGCAAGGTCATCTTCAATCAGGATGGCAAGGTCTATACCATCACCAATACGCCAGGTGCAATCATCAACTGGCAGGATTTTTTCATCAATGCCGGTGAGACTACCCGCTTCATACAAGAGAGTGCCAACAGCACGGTCTTGAACCGCATCATAGGCCAGAATCCCACCCAAATACTGGGTACTTTGCAGTCAAATGGGCGGGTGTTTTTGATTAACCCGAATGGCATCCTGTTTGGTAAGGGGGCGCAGGTTGATGTCAATGGCCTGACAGTTTCCAGTCTGGGCATGAGTGATGCCGATTTCAAGGCTGGCAAACTGAATTTCAACGCCGGTACCGTAGCAGGTAAGGTCAGTAACCAGGGCGCGATCACAACACCGTCTGGTGGTCAGGTTTACCTGATCGCACCGGATGTAGAAAACAGCGGCATCATCACCTCACCCAAGGGTGAGGTCTTGCTGGCAGCAGGGCGTTCGGTGAAACTGGTCGATTCAGCCAACCCGGACGTACACGTGGTAGTCAGCGCCAATGCTGATCAGGCAGTCAACCTGGGGCAAGTCATTGCCCAGGGTGGCAAGGTCGGGATTTATGGCGGCCTGATCAGCCAGCGTGGCCTGGTCAGTGCCAACAGTGCCGTTGTAGGTGAAAACGGCAGGATTTATTTCAAGGCCAGTGGAGATACCATACTTGATGCTGGCAGCACAACCACGTCAACCGGCAAAGGCAAGGGCGGTGATATACAGGTGCTCGGCCAACGCGTGGCGCTGGCCGGCAATGCCCAGGTTGATGCCAGCGGCGACACAGGTGGTGGCCAGGTTTTGGTTGGTGGTGATTACCATGGCGATAATCCCTCTGTCACGAATGCCAAACGTGCCTTTGTCTCCAGCGATGCCAAAATCAGTGCAGATGCGGTCAAGAATGGTGACGGTGGTAAAGTCATTGTCTGGTCAGATGAAGTCACCAGGGTCAATGGCAGTATCTCTGCCCAGGGCGGGGCTTTGGGTGGGAATGGCGGTTTTGTAGAAACCTCGGGCAAGCAAAACCTGGACTTTCATGCCAAGGTCAATGTAGGTGCGGCACGCGGCAAGGCGGGTACCCTGTTGCTGGACCCGTCTTCGATTACGATAGCCGGTGGCACTGGCGACGGTGCAACTGACGGTAGCAGCACTTTCCAGGGCTCGGCGATAGGCACAATCAATTTTGCAGATGGTAGTCCGACTACTGTCTATCAATCAGAATTGCAGGGCTTGACACCAGGCACCAATATCGTGCTTGAGGCGACAAATTTTATTAATACCAGTGGTACTTTTTTCGGTGGTTTGATATCCTTGCCCACTAATTCCAATATTACGCTCAGAACCCGCAATGCATCTACCGATGTCAGCGCTACCCGCGGCATTAACCTGACGGGTGCAGACCCCAATCTGGAAATCAAGACCAATGGTACAGGCACCATTACCTTGCAAACAGGTACTGGCGCTTCACCGCAAACTGCCGATATCGTGGTCGCCAGGCTGACCAGCAACAGCAGCCAGATCAGTGCCAGTGCCAGTGGTAACACCATATTCAAAACAATGCGAACAACTCCGGGTACAGTTGGCGTTGGTGGCGATATCCTGATCAACAGTACGGGCTATGTGAATGTTGGTACAGGCGGGATTGATGCCCGCGGCAATTCTTCAACCAATGGCAATGTCACGGTGACTACCGGTGCCGATATCACGCAGCAAAACGGCAGCATCATCTATGCCAAAGATTTGAAGCTGAGCGCGGTGACTGGCTTGCACGGTAATACCTCGACTGACAACATGGGCGTGCAGGCTGCCAAACTGAATGCGCTTAATACTGGCAGTGGTGACATCCGCATCGCCAGCAATGGCGCCAACCTGGTCATCAATGATGTTGGTGGAACTGGTTATGGCGTTAAACAGCAAACTTCAGGTGGCGCAATTTACCTGAGTTCTCCTACCGGCTTTACTACGCAAATCAACGCACCTGTACTGACCAATAATGGCTTGCTTAATGTGAGCGGCCAGGGCGGTATCAATCTGAATGCTGGAGGCACTATTAATAGCGGTGGCGGCGCCATCACTTTGCAGGCAACTGACGCTGATGCCATGACCAGTACTGCGTCTGGCACACAGATCAATAGCTCTGGCGCTGCTGTCTCTGTCAAATCCGATAAGATGGATTTGCTGGGCACAGTCAACGCTGGTAGCGGTAGTGTAGCGCTCGATATGAATGGCGGCGGCACTATTCATCTTGCAACTGTTGCTACCAATCTGAATTCGGGTACGCTGGAACTATCCGCTGCTGAGTTGAATAATATTACCGCGGCTCGCCTTAAAGTCGGCAACATGTCTGGTGCCAGTATTGATATCAAAGGTGCCATGGGCTCAGGCGCTGGTGGTGCTTTGCAGAACGTCAGCACCTCGCTGACTTTGAATTCTGGCAATACCATTTCGCAGCAACCTGGCGCTACTATCAATGGTGCCAGTTCGGTGCAGGCGCGTGGTTATAGCGTCAGCCTGACCGAGGCCAATACGATAGGTGTTATTTCAGGTTCTTCCAGTACCGGCAGTTTCTTGTATCGCTCGGTCAATCCCATCAATGTGACTACGGTAGATACCTATAATGGTATCAATGCGCCATCCAGTGTTGTTCTGACTTCTGATGCCGGTATCACACAGGCAGCAGGCAGCGCGATCACAACTTCTGGTCTGGCGGTACAAGCTAAAGGCTCGGTTAATCTGAGTAATGCAAGTAACAGCTTCAGCTCGATTGCAGCTGACCTCAATCAGAGCGGCCTCGGTAGCGGTAGTTTAACAGCTGTTACTTCCGGTAATTTGACTGTGAGCACGGTTTCTTCCACCGTCGGTATTACGACCAATAACCAGGCGGTCACCTTGAATACTGGTGCAGGTTTATTGTCGCTGTCGAATAATGTCAGTGCAGGTACCGGCAAAGTCGGTTTCATCGCCGATCAACTTTCCCTCTCCGGCCCTGGCGGCGTCACTGCCGGTGATTTTGGTGTACGTCCATTTACTACCGGGCGTGCCATTACCATTGGCTCTGGTACATGTGCCGTAGCTCCTTGTCTGAGCGTGACCAATTTGTATAAAGTCACTGCCCCCACTATTTCGATTGGCAGTGCTGATGCTGGCAATGCATCAGGTTCTATTGCTGTTGTTGGCATCACCGATACCAACACCAGTGCTGCTACCGATATCAAGCATCTGACAACAACGCGCATAGGCTTGCTGACCGGTAGCGATATTACACAGTCTAATTCGATTACGGTACAAGACCTTGGCCTGGTCGCTGGTAACAGCATCACCCTGAACGTTCCGAATGTCATTAGCAATCTGGCGGCCAAGAGCAATACCAGCATGAGCTTTGTGAATACCCAGGGTATTAATGTCAGCTCATTAAGCGGCGCCAATGGCTCAGGCTCATATAGTCTGGATGGTATCGCTACAACCGGTAACTTGTATTTGACTGCCAATGCTGGCAACATCGCGCTCGGTGCCAACGTGAACAGTGGTAGCGGCACTGCCACTCTGGCCGCTCCTACAGGGGCAATTACTCAGGTGGCTGGCAATACCATCACTGGTGGTGCGCTGGACGCCACTGCCAATGGGGGGATAGGAAATAGCACCGGCTTGAAAACCAGTGTGCCTGTTCTGCTGGCGAATAATACGGGTGCCAACACTGATATCAACATCAAAAATACCGGTGCCCTGAATCTCCGCAATGTGCAGCAAAGTGGCACTGGCAGTACTGGCAATATCCTCATCGACAATATCGGGGCGATCACGCTGGACAGCACGGATGCGGTACGCAGCAAGGCGGGCAATATCAGCCTGGTGGCACATAGTCCATTAACAGTCAATGGCACTGTTGCCAGTTCAAATGGCGGTAACATTACCCTTGAAGCGGGTGCCAGCGGCAGCACTACCGATAAACTCACGGTAGGCAGCACTGGTTCAGTTACAACCAGCGGTAGTATTTTGCTCAAGGCAGGCGACGCGATCCTGATTTCAGGCAATGTCAGTGGTGGTAGCGTGACGCAGCAAGCTTTCCTGAACGGGGGCTCGCTGCCTGCATTGTCCCAGTGTATTGCCAACCCTTCTACGCCAGGGTGCAGCTCTGTGCTGCCTAGCTTGGCCGCCTGTGTCAGCAATCCATCTTTGCCGGGTTGCAGCGTGGTCTTGCCCAGTGTGGCAGCCTGCCAGGCCAACCCTACGCTGGCAGGTTGCAGTGTAGTCTTGCCCAGCCTGAGTTCATGCATTGCCAATCCTTCTCTGTTTGGTTGCTCGAATGTACTGCCCAGCCTCAGTAGCTGCCTGGCCAACCCGAATATCGCTGGCTGTAGTGCTGTATTGCCCAGCTTGTCTTCATGTCTGGCAAACCCATCCATCTCTGGCTGCAGCTCTATTTTGCCTAGTCTGAGTTCATGCATCAGCAATTCCAGCCAGCCGGGTTGCAGTGCAGTCTTGCCCAGCCTGACACAATGTACTGCCAACCCTAGTATCCAGGGTTGCAGCGTGGTCTTGCCTGCACTGGCAGCCTGCCTGGTATCGCCTAACATCGCTGGCTGCTCGGCTGTCTTGCCATCGGTTGCGGCATGTACTGCCAGCCCGACTTTGCCTGGCTGTTCTGCGGTCCTGCCCAGCTTGTCCGCCTGCATCGCCAACAGCAGTCTGGTTGGTTGCAGTGCTGTATTGCCGACGCTGGCTTCCTGTATCGCCACACCGACGCTGGCAGGTTGCAGCACTGTCTTGCCAACCTTGACAGCATGTGTGGCCAACCCGTCTCTGGCTGGTTGTGCTGCTGTTTTGCCTACGCTGGCAGCATGTGCCGCCAGCCCCAGCCTGCCAGGGTGCAGCGCTGTCTTGCCCAGCCTTAGTGCCTGTATTGCCACACCAACGCTGGCAGGTTGCAGCAATGTGTTGCCGACGCTGACAGCATGCCTTGCTAACCCATCGCTGTCAGGTTGTAGCGTAGTCTTGCCTACGCTGGCAGCTTGTACAGCCAACCCGGCTCTGGCTGGTTGCTCGTCTATCTTGCCTAGCTTGACAGCTTGTATCGCCAACCCTGGTTTGGCAGGCTGTTCATCTGTGCTGCCATCGGTTGCGGCATGTGCTGCTACTCCAAGTCTGCCTGGCTGCAGTGTAGTCTTGCCTAGCCTGAGCGCCTGCATTGCCACACCGGCGTTGGCTGGTTGCAGCAATGTCTTGCCTACACTGGCATCCTGTACAGCAACACCTACGCTGCCAGGATGTAGCGTGGTCTTGCCCAGCCTGAGCGCATGTACTACCAATCCGGCTACGCCAGGTTGTTCAGCGGTCTTGCCCAGCTTCGCAAGTTGCACTGCCAATCCAGCGCAGGCAGGTTGCAGCGCGGTATTGCCGACGCTGGCAATATGTACCGCCAATCCATCCACGGCGGGTTGTTCTGCCGTCTTGCCTGGCCTGGCAGCCTGTACCGCCAACCCTGGTCTGCCCGGTTGTAGTGCGGTGTTGCCTGGCCTTGCCATTTGCGTAGGCTCGCCATCGACGCCAGGTTGCAGCGCGGTCTTACCTGGTCTGGCTGCATGTACTGCTAATCCAGCGACACCAGGTTGCTCTGCTGTCTTGCCTTCGATGGCCAGTTGCGCCGCCAATCCGGGTTTGCCAGGTTGCGCTGCGGTGTTGCCAACCCAGGCACAGTGCGCCATCAATCCAGTCTTGCTGGGTTGCTCACTGGTCTTGCCCATCGGTGATCTCAGGACTGGCAATATCCTGAACAACACGATTAATTTTGCGCTCAATAACTTTGTCAGTTCTACCTTGTTCATCACTAACGCTATCAGCAATCCTGGCAGTTTCTTCGATAGTGGCAGTGATTCCGGCAGAGAGACCAGGTTTGAGCAAAGAAGCAGTTTCAGCGGTATCAGGGATAACGGAGTATTAAAAAATGCTACAGATAAAAAACTCTACTGCAATTAA
- a CDS encoding FecR domain-containing protein, producing MLQIKNSTAIKFFFIAALCLSCALSFAAQVAGTVTHLSGPLITKKADGTVKVLSLQSGIEQGDTLIAEKDTYARIKFADNSEIVLRPSTQIKIDQFSFEEDKPNNDGFTMTLIKGGLRAVTGLLGKRNKERFGLNTPTASIGIRGTIFIAEFVPQDASQPGSGAADAQGNGPRAPGLYVQVLDGTVFLKNDAGNLDVTAGQFGFAISFTRPPILLPNNPGMQFSLPGNFPVSLNQDNANNESKSGSLICEVR from the coding sequence ATGCTACAGATAAAAAACTCTACTGCAATTAAGTTTTTCTTTATTGCAGCACTGTGCCTGAGCTGCGCGCTGAGTTTTGCTGCGCAGGTCGCGGGCACGGTGACCCATCTCAGCGGGCCATTGATCACCAAGAAGGCAGATGGCACGGTCAAGGTATTGTCCCTGCAGTCTGGCATAGAGCAGGGCGACACCCTGATTGCCGAGAAAGATACTTATGCCCGCATCAAGTTTGCTGATAATAGTGAAATCGTCTTGCGCCCAAGTACCCAGATCAAGATAGACCAGTTTTCTTTTGAAGAAGACAAGCCCAATAATGATGGCTTTACCATGACCCTGATCAAGGGCGGCTTGCGCGCTGTTACCGGCTTACTCGGCAAGCGCAATAAAGAAAGATTTGGCCTGAATACGCCAACGGCATCGATAGGCATACGCGGCACTATCTTCATCGCAGAGTTCGTGCCTCAGGATGCGAGCCAGCCTGGCTCAGGTGCTGCAGACGCCCAAGGGAATGGGCCACGCGCGCCTGGTTTGTATGTGCAAGTCCTGGATGGCACAGTCTTCCTGAAAAATGATGCGGGCAACCTCGATGTCACCGCTGGTCAATTTGGTTTTGCGATCAGCTTCACCAGACCGCCAATTCTTTTGCCTAACAACCCAGGCATGCAGTTTTCACTACCTGGTAATTTCCCTGTGAGCCTGAATCAGGATAATGCCAATAATGAAAGCAAGTCAGGCAGTTTGATTTGTGAAGTAAGGTAA
- a CDS encoding M48 family metallopeptidase, producing MKPRIPSIGKAIQMALQLDLFSDFLVPDKLRPVPAKTPVPAASPLKDIVLRDEQRPAAPPAPIPPSSAPPPSTFVNTSNKRRILIQDYLLEYDLQRSKRRSIGFLINEDGLRITAPRWVTIADIETAIQEKQAWILRKLTERRERTQRQLEPTMHWQDGAKLSYLGGEITLRIAPASVSGTHFQSEQAELSINLPADAGEQQLKDRVQAWLQQEAKRVFNERLPVFAEKLNVRYQSMALSAAATRWGSCTSQGKIRLNWRLIHFSPMIIDYVIAHELAHLREMNHSPRFWATVQSVFPDFEVARNTLRQHASADLPVF from the coding sequence ATGAAGCCCCGTATTCCCTCGATAGGCAAGGCCATACAAATGGCTTTGCAACTGGATTTATTCAGTGATTTTTTGGTGCCGGACAAATTGCGTCCTGTGCCTGCCAAGACGCCGGTGCCAGCAGCAAGCCCGCTCAAAGATATCGTTCTGCGTGATGAACAGCGGCCCGCCGCACCACCCGCTCCCATACCACCATCGTCTGCACCACCACCTTCTACCTTCGTCAATACCAGCAACAAGCGTCGCATCCTGATACAGGATTATTTGCTGGAATATGATTTGCAGCGCTCAAAGCGCCGCAGCATAGGTTTTTTGATCAATGAAGATGGCCTGCGTATCACGGCACCGCGCTGGGTAACGATTGCAGATATAGAAACAGCGATACAGGAAAAACAAGCCTGGATCTTGCGCAAACTGACTGAGAGGCGTGAGCGCACGCAGCGCCAGCTGGAACCTACCATGCATTGGCAGGATGGGGCGAAGCTGTCTTATCTGGGCGGTGAGATTACCTTGCGGATTGCCCCTGCCTCGGTCAGCGGTACGCATTTCCAGAGCGAGCAGGCTGAGTTGAGTATCAACCTGCCAGCGGACGCTGGTGAGCAGCAATTGAAAGACCGGGTACAAGCCTGGTTACAGCAAGAAGCCAAGCGGGTTTTCAATGAGCGTCTGCCGGTATTTGCTGAAAAGCTCAACGTCCGCTATCAAAGCATGGCCTTGTCGGCAGCAGCGACGCGTTGGGGCTCTTGCACGTCACAAGGCAAGATACGACTGAACTGGCGTCTGATCCATTTCTCACCAATGATTATTGATTATGTGATTGCGCACGAGCTTGCGCACTTGCGTGAGATGAACCATAGCCCACGTTTCTGGGCAACTGTGCAGTCGGTATTTCCTGATTTTGAAGTCGCGCGTAATACCTTGCGCCAGCATGCCAGTGCTGATTTGCCGGTTTTCTAA